A window of Pseudocalidococcus azoricus BACA0444 contains these coding sequences:
- the cax gene encoding calcium/proton exchanger translates to MKLKQLISVGFLVFIPISIAADYFHWGTLTIFFTSALGIIPLAIWLSTATEEVALATGPTIGGLLNAVFGNATELIIALVALRSGLVDIVKASITGTIVSNLLLVMGLSMFLGGLRFKEQEFAPVVARVNGSSMTVAVSAILLPAMVIFTSKGVTDAAIGQLSIVTAVVLIVVYALTLLFSLKTHSYLYDVSQVDLEGEVEPSHKPNLVLWVSVLVIATIGVAFESEIFVGVVEEATSGLGLTPLFTGVILLPLVGGAAEYVTSVRVAMKNNMDLAVSVAMGSSLLVALLVAPILVLVGQAIGQPMDLNFNPFEVVAVIIAVVVANLISLDGRSNWLEGALLLATYAILGTAFYFHPPV, encoded by the coding sequence ATGAAGCTAAAACAGTTGATTTCCGTGGGTTTTCTGGTTTTTATTCCGATATCCATTGCGGCGGACTATTTCCACTGGGGGACTTTAACCATCTTTTTTACCTCCGCCTTGGGGATCATTCCCTTAGCAATTTGGCTGAGTACGGCGACAGAAGAAGTGGCTTTGGCTACGGGGCCAACCATTGGTGGATTATTAAATGCCGTGTTCGGTAATGCGACCGAGTTAATTATTGCCTTGGTGGCCTTGCGTTCCGGCCTGGTGGATATTGTCAAAGCGAGTATTACCGGCACCATTGTCAGCAACTTACTTTTAGTGATGGGCTTATCCATGTTTCTGGGCGGCTTGCGATTTAAGGAACAGGAATTTGCCCCCGTGGTGGCGCGGGTGAATGGCTCTTCAATGACCGTGGCGGTTTCGGCAATTTTGCTCCCGGCAATGGTGATTTTCACGTCTAAAGGAGTGACAGACGCTGCCATTGGTCAGTTATCCATCGTCACGGCTGTGGTGTTGATTGTCGTTTATGCCCTCACCTTGCTGTTCTCCCTCAAGACCCATAGCTACCTGTACGATGTCAGCCAAGTGGATTTAGAAGGGGAAGTGGAACCCAGTCATAAACCCAACTTGGTGCTCTGGGTCTCGGTTTTAGTGATTGCCACCATTGGGGTTGCCTTTGAGTCAGAAATTTTTGTTGGGGTTGTTGAGGAAGCCACCTCAGGCCTGGGTCTCACGCCTCTCTTTACGGGGGTAATTTTGTTGCCTTTGGTGGGTGGGGCAGCGGAATATGTCACTTCGGTGCGGGTGGCGATGAAAAACAATATGGATTTGGCTGTTTCGGTGGCAATGGGCTCCAGCTTGTTAGTGGCACTCCTAGTTGCGCCGATTCTGGTTCTAGTGGGCCAGGCCATTGGCCAACCGATGGATTTGAACTTTAACCCCTTTGAAGTGGTAGCGGTAATCATTGCCGTTGTTGTCGCTAATTTAATTAGTCTTGATGGCCGTTCCAATTGGTTAGAAGGCGCGTTATTATTGGCGACCTATGCCATTTTGGGTACAGCCTTTTACTTTCACCCGCCCGTCTAA
- a CDS encoding peroxiredoxin → MAEGCLQVGQLAPDFSATAVFDQEFKDVKLSDYRGKYVVLFFYPLDFTFVCPTEIIAFSDRYSEFSSINTEILGVSVDSQFSHLAWTQSDRKAGGVGELNYPLVSDLKKEISTAYNVLTEEGVALRGLFIVDKEGVIQHATINNLGFGRSVDETLRVLQAIQYVQSHPDEVCPAGWQPGEKTMNPDPVKSKVYFEAVG, encoded by the coding sequence ATGGCAGAAGGTTGTTTACAAGTTGGGCAATTGGCCCCGGACTTTAGTGCGACCGCGGTTTTTGATCAAGAGTTTAAGGATGTCAAACTGTCTGACTACCGTGGCAAATATGTGGTCTTGTTTTTCTACCCCTTAGATTTCACCTTTGTTTGCCCAACTGAAATTATTGCCTTCAGTGATCGGTACAGCGAATTTTCCAGCATCAATACGGAAATTTTGGGTGTGTCTGTGGATAGCCAGTTTTCCCACTTGGCCTGGACGCAAAGTGACCGGAAAGCGGGGGGTGTTGGTGAGTTGAACTATCCCTTAGTCTCTGACCTGAAGAAAGAAATCAGCACGGCGTACAATGTCTTGACCGAAGAAGGAGTGGCCCTGCGTGGGTTATTTATCGTTGACAAAGAAGGGGTGATCCAACACGCCACGATCAATAACTTGGGCTTTGGTCGGAGTGTGGACGAAACCTTACGGGTGTTGCAGGCGATTCAGTACGTTCAATCTCACCCGGATGAAGTCTGTCCCGCCGGTTGGCAGCCTGGGGAGAAAACCATGAACCCCGATCCCGTCAAGTCCAAAGTTTATTTTGAAGCAGTAGGTTAA
- the xth gene encoding exodeoxyribonuclease III, which yields MKIATWNVNSIRTRLEQVCQWLQANPVDVLCLQETKVVDELFPQAPLTNLGYHVYISGQKAYNGVAILSREPVTEISTGFSPVLGDVGDLETQKRLITGIIGPNMRVINVYIPNGSAMGTDKYHYKLQWLETLHTYLARLQRESPTEMIICGDFNIAPEDIDIHDPQGRETHIMATDPEREALAKIAALGFQDGFRKFTPETGHYSWWDYRTGAFRGNRGWRIDHHYLTAGLYAQAQNCVIDSAPRKLEKPSDHAPVILEIGLASVSSA from the coding sequence ATGAAAATTGCCACTTGGAATGTCAACTCAATTCGCACCCGCTTGGAACAGGTTTGCCAGTGGTTGCAGGCCAATCCAGTTGATGTGCTCTGTTTGCAAGAAACCAAAGTGGTGGATGAACTCTTTCCCCAGGCCCCCCTGACGAATTTAGGCTATCACGTTTATATTTCTGGACAAAAAGCCTACAACGGCGTGGCGATCCTCAGTCGTGAGCCAGTGACCGAAATCTCCACTGGATTTAGTCCCGTCTTGGGTGATGTTGGCGACTTAGAGACTCAAAAACGGTTGATTACGGGGATCATTGGGCCAAATATGCGGGTGATTAATGTTTATATTCCCAATGGTTCGGCAATGGGGACGGATAAATATCACTACAAACTACAATGGCTAGAAACATTACATACCTACTTGGCCAGGTTACAACGGGAATCTCCAACGGAAATGATTATCTGTGGCGACTTTAACATTGCCCCCGAAGATATTGACATTCATGATCCCCAAGGGCGAGAAACCCACATTATGGCCACGGATCCAGAGCGAGAAGCCCTAGCCAAAATAGCCGCCTTGGGCTTTCAGGATGGGTTTCGGAAATTCACCCCAGAAACGGGCCATTACAGTTGGTGGGACTATCGCACCGGAGCGTTTCGGGGTAATCGGGGCTGGCGGATTGATCATCACTATCTCACGGCAGGACTTTATGCCCAGGCCCAGAATTGTGTTATTGACTCGGCCCCGCGCAAACTGGAAAAACCCAGTGATCATGCCCCAGTCATCTTAGAAATTGGCCTTGCATCCGTTTCATCTGCCTAG